One window of the Cydia fagiglandana chromosome 22, ilCydFagi1.1, whole genome shotgun sequence genome contains the following:
- the LOC134675536 gene encoding uncharacterized protein LOC134675536, translating to MGNSRTCTFISFNCKSAKRSVDNIRGLCAFADIIGIQETWLLPNDIPFLSTIHEDFAYTATSAVDTSAGILRGRPHGGVALLWRKSLFPSASVVECNNNRICGIQINVGSKRVVIFSVYMPTDSAENLPIFVECVSTLHAIIEDSEVDAAYLLGDFNAHPNEPFHNELMNFCGDSQWICADQEMLGLDSGTYTYVSDSHGCERWLDHCVVTQAAWSTISKIYVMYNVYWSDHFPLVIECNLDVTHSKIYNCNVDRSKVFWGDKQPSDIIKYECKCNDLLKVIDFPTQLSECADSCCNVSSDNLHREVINKLYSDIICALSSASVLCKNDLQNRKNKHIMGWNKHVGEAHREARFRFQIWVASGKPRSGQLYDSMCVSRKVFKARLKWCQQHQDQIKLDRLASYHGKNDFRNFWKSTNRLNYRPGLSVSIENETNPVKIANLFMNYFSVKSPLSAEPRREVVGSAGSVCTTKITANQVNKAIKNMKRGKSPGHDGLSIEHLQHAGPHLPRVLAMFFSLCISHAYLPPDMIRTVVVPIVKNKTGDIAKLANYRPISLATVVAKVFDAVLDAQLDRYIQISDAQFGFRPKLSTESAILSLKHTVEYYTLRKTPIYACFLDLSKAFDLVNYELLWAKLEEAGVPMDIVHILRSWYLCQVNVVRWGKDMSEEYRLECGVRQGGRTSPKLFNLYINALIEELSSIHVGCHISGVCMNNISYADDMVLLSPSPGGLEILLKLCEKYACKHGLRYNAIKSELMVFKSGTKSPSVVPPLYLNGTPLKRVTCVKYLGHLVNENLRDDADIDRERRALAIRANMIAHRFRGCTAQVKITLFRAYCTSLYSCSLWANYSQRSISALRVQFNNAFRVLLRLPRFCSASGMFADAQVDSFSATIRKRAAATRRRVLDSSNSILSVIAGRPDSRYMQHWSNLHRSLAPYEM from the coding sequence ATGGGAAATAGTAGAACGTGTacatttataagttttaattgcAAGAGCGCAAAAAGGTCGGTAGATAACATACGTGGATTATGTGCATTTGCGGATATCATCGGAATCCAGGAGACGTGGCTGCTCCCAAATGACATACCGTTTCTTTCCACCATACATGAGGACTTCGCCTATACAGCTACGTCTGCCGTTGACACCTCGGCTGGGATACTCAGAGGAAGACCTCACGGCGGCGTCGCGTTGCTATGGAGAAAGAGTCTGTTTCCCTCGGCGAGTGTAGTGGAGTGTAACAATAATAGGATTTGTGGTATTCAAATTAATGTAGGTTCTAAACGTGTTGTGATATTCAGTGTGTATATGCCAACCGATTCTGCTGAAAACTTACCAATCTTTGTGGAGTGTGTGAGTACTTTACATGCTATTATCGAGGACAGTGAGGTAGACGCTGCTTATCTATTAGGGGATTTCAATGCCCACCCTAATGAACCCTTTCACAATGAACTTATGAATTTTTGTGGGGACAGTCAGTGGATCTGTGCAGACCAAGAAATGCTTGGGCTCGACTCTGGTACCTATACATATGTGAGTGACAGTCATGGATGTGAGCGCTGGCTGGACCACTGTGTGGTGACTCAGGCGGCCTGGTCTACTATTTCTAAAATATATGTAATGTATAATGTTTATTGGTCTGACCATTTCCCACTAGTCATTGAATGTAACTTGGATGTAACTcattcaaaaatatataattgtaATGTTGATAGGTCAAAAGTTTTCTGGGGTGACAAACAACCTAGTGATATTATCAAATATGAATGTAAATGCAATGATTTGCTAAAAGTTATTGACTTTCCTACACAGCTCAGTGAATGTGCAGATAGCTGTTGTAATGTCAGTAGTGACAACTTGCATAGGGAAGTTATTAATAAGTTGTATAGTGATATTATTTGTGCCCTTAGTTCGGCCTCAGTATTATGTAAAAATGACTTGCAGAATAGGAAGAATAAACATATAATGGGTTGGAATAAACATGTGGGTGAGGCTCACAGAGAGGCCAGGTTTAGATTTCAGATCTGGGTGGCTAGCGGTAAGCCCCGTTCTGGTCAATTATATGATTCCATGTGTGTAAGTCGCAAAGTTTTTAAAGCCAGATTAAAATGGTGCCAGCAACATCAGGACCAAATTAAATTGGACCGGTTGGCTTCTTATCATGGTAAAAATGATTTTCGAAATTTTTGGAAGAGTACTAACAGATTAAATTACAGGCCGGGGCTCTCTGTGAGTATTGAAAATGAGACCAATCCTGTAAAAATAGCCAACTTGTTTATGAATTATTTTTCTGTCAAGTCACCCCTTAGTGCAGAACCCCGAAGGGAGGTGGTAGGGTCAGCTGGGTCTGTGTGTACTACTAAAATTACAGCAAATCAAGTAAataaagcaattaaaaatatgaagAGGGGCAAGTCCCCTGGGCATGATGGGCTAAGCATCGAGCATCTGCAACATGCCGGGCCACATCTGCCCAGGGTTCTTGCCATGTTCTTCTCACTTTGTATCAGCCATGCTTACCTACCACCCGATATGATTCGCACTGTGGTTGTTCCTATTGTAAAAAATAAGACAGGTGACATAGCGAAGCTGGCCAATTATAGACCAATTTCTCTAGCGACTGTGGTGGCTAAAGTGTTTGACGCGGTGCTTGATGCTCAGCTTGATAGATATATACAAATCAGTGATGCGCAGTTTGGGTTTCGGCCCAAACTATCTACCGAGAGCGCGATACTGAGCCTCAAGCACACCGTCGAATACTATACACTCAGGAAGACTCCTATATATGCATGTTTCCTGGATCTCTCCAAGGCGTTCGATCTGGTTAACTATGAGctcttgtgggccaagttagaAGAGGCGGGGGTCCCTATGGATATTGTGCATATACTTAGGAGTTGGTACTTGTGTCAAGTTAATGTTGTCAGATGGGGAAAAGACATGTCAGAGGAATACAGGTTGGAGTGCGGAGTGAGACAGGGTGGGAGAACGTCTCCTAAGCTCTTCAACCTGTACATAAATGCTCTCATCGAGGAACTCAGCAGCATTCATGTCGGCTGTCATATTAGCGGTGTATGTATGAATAATATTAGCTATGCAGACGACATGGTGCTGTTGAGTCCCTCACCAGGAGGGCTTGAAATATTGTTAAAACTATGTGAGAAATATGCATGTAAACATGGCCTGAGATATAATGCTATTAAAAGTGAACTTATGGTTTTTAAGTCTGGGACCAAAAGTCCATCTGTTGTACCACCGCTATATCTAAATGGCACACCCCTTAAACGAGTGACATGTGTAAAGTATTTAGGCCACTTAGTCAATGAAAATTTGCGTGACGACGCAGATATAGATAGGGAACGTAGGGCGCTGGCGATAAGAGCGAATATGATAGCACATAGGTTCAGAGGCTGTACAGCTCAGGTCAAAATTACACTCTTTAGAGCCTACTGTACCTCTCTTTATAGCTGCAGCTTATGGGCTAATTACTCGCAAAGATCGATCAGCGCCCTACGGGTTCAGTTCAACAACGCCTTCAGGGTGCTGTTGCGTCTGCCACGCTTCTGCAGCGCGTCAGGCATGTTCGCGGACGCACAGGTAGACAGTTTCTCTGCTACAATAAGAAAGCGTGCCGCCGCGACGCGTCGCAGAGTGCTTGACAGTAGCAACAGTATCCTGAGTGTGATAGCGGGTAGGCCCGATAGTCGCTATATGCAGCACTGGTCGAACTTGCACCGTTCCTTAGCTCCTTATGAAATGTAG